A genomic segment from Psychrobacter arcticus 273-4 encodes:
- a CDS encoding mechanosensitive ion channel family protein translates to MRFVLFIKRRLSTTAVPSLSMSLMKLPLIVMTLLVAMALSVISQPSALAAEASILGVGGTKTEEGDGTSIPDSFGRDTPRHTVQGFIAALGENDYLLASNYLNLSKADNPTTVVRQFKQALDAGGRFQADLQINNTPEGNLTDQLPPSQENVGVIKVSDTSIPLLLERVVSQEGEQYWQFSTDTLSSIPEAIENYKPTLVSRYTIDSLEGKKLFGYQLADLVAALAITVSSFLFTYIVVWLLYHLLEITYPRVRDVPLPLPDKVILPLAVVIMALILSEVMVYAGVSVTLREPVNRFAEIASWVAITWLLLRIIDALFTRAVNLSYKKNYTERVSILGLLRKVVKALLLIFAVIVTFGNLGFDLTTGIAALGVGGLALALGAQKTIENLVGSVVVVADSPVRIGDYCKFGTYEGTVIDIGIRSSRVRTLTRTIVTVPNGDFSSMQIENFTSRDMFRFLHQLYIKRTADINVVFKMVKHLDEFLDKHELTNQEWNQVNILELRQDSYIIQLQAYINATGIIEFYEKQDRLFVDLLMQVRQYDVEHALPTQQLIVKQPELQAQLENENEEGETVDHKDDKKIATDNKSKVVHLNKDSDAVDTENENKQPEPEPKRDLLDSRYKAIHKSSGHTLARLKFKQVKNSFRFPRAKK, encoded by the coding sequence ATGAGGTTTGTTTTGTTTATTAAGCGTCGTCTGAGTACTACTGCCGTGCCATCTTTATCGATGTCATTGATGAAATTACCATTAATCGTGATGACTCTACTTGTCGCTATGGCACTCAGTGTCATCTCGCAGCCTAGTGCGTTGGCAGCTGAGGCGAGCATACTGGGTGTGGGTGGTACTAAAACTGAGGAAGGGGATGGCACATCGATACCTGATTCATTCGGACGCGATACGCCTCGACATACCGTTCAAGGATTTATTGCAGCATTGGGTGAAAATGATTATCTGCTCGCCAGTAACTATCTCAATCTATCTAAAGCTGATAATCCAACCACTGTCGTCCGTCAGTTTAAGCAAGCACTCGATGCAGGTGGTCGTTTTCAGGCTGATTTGCAGATTAATAACACGCCTGAAGGCAATTTAACCGATCAACTACCGCCAAGCCAAGAAAATGTCGGTGTCATCAAAGTCAGTGATACAAGCATTCCTTTGCTACTTGAAAGAGTGGTGTCGCAAGAAGGCGAGCAATACTGGCAGTTTTCTACTGATACGCTCAGCTCAATACCAGAGGCAATAGAGAACTATAAGCCGACTTTGGTTTCTCGTTATACCATTGATTCACTAGAAGGTAAAAAGCTCTTTGGTTATCAGTTGGCTGATTTGGTTGCAGCTTTGGCGATAACTGTCAGTAGTTTTTTATTCACCTACATCGTCGTATGGCTACTGTATCATTTATTGGAAATCACTTACCCTCGTGTCCGTGATGTGCCGCTGCCATTGCCAGATAAAGTTATATTGCCGCTAGCGGTGGTGATTATGGCGCTGATTTTGTCTGAGGTGATGGTTTATGCTGGGGTGTCAGTGACCCTGCGCGAGCCGGTCAACCGCTTCGCTGAGATTGCTTCGTGGGTGGCAATAACGTGGTTGTTATTACGCATTATCGATGCCTTATTTACCCGTGCAGTGAATTTAAGCTATAAGAAAAACTATACTGAACGGGTCTCGATTTTGGGACTATTACGCAAAGTCGTCAAAGCGCTATTATTGATATTTGCAGTCATCGTCACTTTCGGTAACTTGGGCTTTGACTTAACGACTGGTATTGCTGCATTAGGGGTAGGGGGTTTAGCCTTAGCATTAGGTGCGCAAAAGACCATCGAAAACTTAGTCGGCAGTGTGGTAGTGGTGGCAGATTCGCCTGTGCGTATCGGTGACTATTGTAAATTTGGTACGTATGAGGGCACCGTCATCGATATTGGTATTCGCTCATCGCGCGTGCGTACCTTGACCCGTACTATCGTCACGGTACCTAACGGTGATTTTTCATCAATGCAAATTGAAAACTTTACCTCACGTGACATGTTTCGCTTTTTACATCAACTATATATCAAGCGTACCGCTGATATTAATGTTGTGTTTAAGATGGTAAAACACTTGGATGAGTTTTTGGATAAGCATGAATTGACCAATCAAGAATGGAATCAAGTCAATATCTTAGAGTTGCGTCAAGATAGTTATATTATTCAGCTACAAGCCTATATCAATGCCACTGGTATCATCGAATTCTATGAAAAACAAGACCGGTTATTCGTTGATTTGTTAATGCAAGTTAGGCAATATGATGTAGAGCATGCTTTGCCAACACAGCAGCTGATTGTCAAGCAACCAGAGCTTCAGGCTCAATTAGAAAATGAAAATGAAGAAGGCGAGACCGTTGATCATAAAGATGACAAAAAAATTGCTACTGATAACAAGTCAAAAGTCGTTCATTTAAACAAAGATAGTGATGCTGTTGATACGGAAAATGAAAATAAGCAGCCAGAGCCTGAACCAAAAAGGGATTTGTTAGACAGTAGATATAAAGCTATTCATAAAAGCAGCGGTCATACGTTAGCTCGATTAAAATTCAAACAGGTAAAAAATAGCTTTAGATTCCCAAGAGCAAAAAAGTAA
- the trpC gene encoding indole-3-glycerol phosphate synthase TrpC, which produces MTTNTTVRSNIPSVLQRIVATKHDEVAAARKLLSLEDLQEKVAADKQPRRGFASALRGADIGIIAEIKKASPSKGIINHNFAPALFAKQYEQAGASCLSVLTDRDYFQGDDSYLIQAREACRLPILRKDFMIDVYQIYQSYLLGADCILLIMACLDDAQVQELHALSIELGMDVLIEVHTAEELERALRLPHSEHNIYGINNRDLNTFDVDLQTTLDLKNALLRELAIDDAFSANPNDSLQRPLIVTESGIHSSNDIRMMLSHNIQHFLIGEQFMKTDHPGQALQSLLASVAAQA; this is translated from the coding sequence ATGACTACCAATACGACAGTCCGCTCAAATATTCCTTCAGTATTGCAGCGTATCGTTGCTACCAAACATGACGAAGTGGCTGCTGCTCGTAAGTTGTTATCACTTGAAGACTTACAAGAGAAAGTCGCAGCGGATAAACAACCTCGTCGCGGTTTTGCTAGTGCCCTGCGTGGCGCTGATATCGGTATTATTGCTGAGATAAAAAAAGCCTCGCCTTCTAAAGGTATTATCAATCACAACTTTGCTCCTGCCTTATTTGCTAAGCAGTATGAGCAAGCAGGCGCAAGCTGTCTGTCTGTTTTGACTGATCGTGACTACTTCCAAGGTGATGATAGCTATTTGATCCAAGCACGTGAAGCTTGTCGCCTACCGATATTACGTAAAGACTTTATGATTGATGTCTATCAGATTTATCAGTCATATCTACTCGGCGCAGATTGTATATTACTGATTATGGCGTGCCTTGATGATGCACAGGTGCAAGAGCTGCATGCGCTAAGCATCGAGCTTGGTATGGATGTGTTGATAGAAGTGCATACGGCAGAAGAGCTTGAGCGTGCCCTACGATTGCCACATTCAGAGCACAACATCTACGGTATCAATAACCGTGATTTAAATACCTTTGATGTGGATTTGCAGACGACACTTGATTTAAAGAACGCCCTATTACGCGAGCTTGCCATTGATGATGCATTTTCTGCCAATCCCAATGACAGTCTACAACGTCCGCTTATTGTGACTGAGAGTGGCATCCATAGCAGTAATGATATCCGTATGATGTTAAGCCATAATATCCAGCATTTTTTAATCGGTGAGCAATTTATGAAGACCGATCATCCCGGACAAGCATTACAATCCTTACTTGCGAGCGTCGCAGCACAGGCGTAA
- a CDS encoding Smr/MutS family protein codes for MSNSLFSKEMQDQLKELKGQLSKGRDTVSPDGDDGKPTEPVSLLTQKQVKRTVKQMDSEHIDDDKVLFMQAMHGVNQLDDKNVRSPANAAKAKKPDAATLSKRAAAQGGEASDLGAGLSDMQALLNPVAGEAYLSYKNPTLQNKIFTQLKQGKLRWYDAVDIHGCTIEEARVAMTQLLSQAKQNNETSVKIVHGKGSEAILKTCINGWLRQLPEVLAFCSAPPKDGGNGAVLVLLKKTKTDAE; via the coding sequence ATGTCAAACTCTCTATTTTCAAAAGAAATGCAAGACCAACTTAAAGAGCTGAAAGGTCAATTGAGTAAAGGTCGTGATACTGTGTCACCTGATGGCGACGATGGTAAGCCGACTGAACCTGTGTCGCTATTGACTCAAAAGCAAGTCAAAAGAACCGTCAAGCAGATGGACTCTGAACATATCGACGATGATAAAGTATTGTTTATGCAAGCGATGCATGGCGTCAATCAGCTCGATGATAAAAACGTGCGCTCACCGGCCAATGCAGCAAAAGCCAAAAAGCCTGATGCAGCGACACTGTCTAAACGTGCAGCAGCTCAAGGTGGTGAAGCGAGTGACTTGGGCGCAGGTTTATCAGATATGCAGGCTTTATTGAACCCTGTTGCGGGCGAAGCCTACTTATCTTATAAAAACCCTACGCTACAAAACAAGATTTTCACCCAGTTAAAACAAGGTAAATTGCGTTGGTATGATGCCGTAGATATTCATGGCTGCACTATCGAAGAAGCGCGTGTGGCGATGACTCAGCTACTGAGTCAAGCAAAGCAAAACAATGAAACGTCAGTAAAAATTGTCCACGGTAAAGGCAGTGAAGCGATTCTAAAAACCTGCATCAACGGTTGGTTACGTCAATTGCCAGAAGTGCTGGCATTTTGCTCAGCCCCGCCAAAAGATGGTGGCAATGGCGCGGTATTGGTCCTACTAAAAAAAACCAAAACTGATGCCGAATAA